Proteins from one Bacillus carboniphilus genomic window:
- a CDS encoding GNAT family N-acetyltransferase, whose amino-acid sequence MQISLRKIDLTNWEDAISLKVHTEQQSFIASNLYSIAEVQFLKNFQAMGVYHNEEMIGFAMFGIDPDDGNYWIYRLMIDERFQGKGYGSEAVNCVIETIRQLKDEGHDRIMIGYHPENDGAKFAYKKAGFVETEIAPWGEQLAVYLF is encoded by the coding sequence ATGCAGATTTCTTTACGGAAAATTGACCTTACGAATTGGGAAGATGCTATTTCATTGAAGGTTCATACTGAGCAGCAAAGCTTTATTGCTTCTAATCTATATTCTATTGCGGAGGTTCAGTTTTTAAAGAACTTTCAAGCAATGGGTGTGTACCATAATGAGGAAATGATAGGTTTTGCAATGTTTGGTATTGATCCGGATGATGGGAACTATTGGATTTATAGATTGATGATTGACGAAAGATTTCAAGGAAAAGGGTATGGAAGCGAAGCAGTTAACTGCGTTATTGAGACGATTAGACAACTGAAAGATGAAGGTCACGACCGGATTATGATAGGTTACCATCCTGAAAATGATGGTGCAAAATTTGCCTATAAAAAAGCAGGTTTTGTAGAGACGGAAATTGCCCCATGGGGTGAGCAGTTGGCTGTTTATTTATTTTAG
- a CDS encoding DinB family protein — protein MLDFRVTAKEGYDRKIGELVSMLEYTRAVTLEEISSFTLSELDFIAYEGANTIGGLLQHINFIEFVHQLISFEDRDMNEQEQVEWGAAWELGDRAREEIRGNIIEYYLDNLAKTREKTLRLLQSKTDDWLFEENKWDNGVSYNHYWLWYHVMEDEISHRGQIRVLKRMIENHKITL, from the coding sequence ATGTTGGATTTTAGGGTAACGGCAAAAGAAGGTTATGACAGAAAAATTGGTGAACTTGTATCTATGTTGGAGTATACCAGGGCAGTAACGCTGGAGGAAATTTCAAGTTTTACGCTTTCAGAATTAGATTTTATTGCCTATGAAGGTGCTAATACAATCGGCGGTCTCCTCCAGCATATAAATTTCATTGAATTTGTACATCAACTCATTTCATTTGAAGACAGAGATATGAATGAACAAGAGCAAGTTGAATGGGGGGCAGCATGGGAGTTAGGGGACAGAGCTAGAGAAGAAATCAGAGGAAACATTATAGAGTATTATTTAGACAATCTAGCTAAAACCCGAGAAAAAACGCTGCGATTACTACAATCCAAAACTGATGATTGGTTGTTTGAAGAAAATAAGTGGGATAATGGCGTTTCCTATAATCATTACTGGCTTTGGTATCACGTAATGGAGGACGAAATTAGTCATCGTGGGCAAATACGGGTACTAAAGAGAATGATAGAGAATCATAAGATTACATTGTGA